A window of Chlorobium phaeobacteroides DSM 266 genomic DNA:
AACCCATAGATAAAACGCGCATTCTTGTCGGTCTCGGTATTGACGAAGAAACCGGCCGTGCAATCAGTGCCTGGCGTGAACAGACCACCATTGATTTCGAATCCCATAAAACAGCCAAAGCCCAATTTCAGCAAACACTGATCGAGGAAATCGAACACTCTGAAGAGACCGATGAAAAGCTCGAACACGGCCTGAAAAAGTTCATAGCATTCCTGAAATCAGAATGCACAGACCCGGCAATCGACCGCAACCGTGGCGGAAATGGCAGAAAACTGGAAATCCGCGCCTTCCCATCAAAAAACATCCATGCCAAAGTCTATATCGGCCGGTTCGCCCCTGACGACCGTGATTTCGGTTTTGTCGTTACCGGTTCGAGTAACTTTTCATATTCCGGTCTGGTTGCAAACCGCGAGTTCAATGTCGAACTTCGTCAGCGTCGCGATGTCGAATTCGCCCTCACTCAGTTTGAAGAACTCTGGGCTCAATCGGTCGATATTTCAGAGGAATTCATTGATGCCGTCCAGAAAAAAACCTGGATGAACGACACCATCACACCTTACGAGCTTTATCTCAAACTCATCTACGAATACCTGCAGGAGGACATCAACCTTCGGGACGACATTCAGATATTTCTACCCGAAGGCTTCATGGCCCTGCAATATCAGCAGCAAGCTGTACAGCAGGCAATCAAGAAGCTCAACGAACACAACGGAGTCTTTCTGGCCGACGTCGTCGGTTTGGGAAAAACCTTCATTGCGGCCCAGCTTCTGCAGCAGCTCAAAGGGCGGATTATAGTCATATGTCCACCCGTACTCAAAAGCTACTGGGAATCGAGCCTTCACGACTTCCGGGTTCCTGCCCGTGTGGAATCACTCGGCAAGCTCGATAAAGTCATACGTTTCGGACTTGACCGTTTCGACTACGTTGTCATCGATGAAGCCCACCGGTTTCGGAACGAGAACACCCGGTCCTATGCAGACCTGCTCGACATCTGCCGAGGCAAGAAAGTTATCCTGGTAACCGCTACGCCGCTCAATAACACTATCGACGACATATTCTCTCAGCTCAAACTCTTTCAGGTTCCGAAAAACTCCACGATCCCCGGTATTCCGAACCTTGAGCGCTATTTCACATCGTTACGTAAACACTTCAACGGCCTTGATCGTACCGACCCTGCATACAAACATGCTATCAAGGAAGTCTCGCAGGAAATTCGCGAACGTATTCTCAAGCATGTCATGGTACGTCGTACCCGTACCGACGTCATAACATGGTTCAAAAACGATATAGAAAGTCAGGGCCTCTTTTTCCCCGAAGTTCAGGAGCCACGCCGCATTGTCTACACATTTGAAGGTGAACTTGAAACCATTTTCAACCGGACGATCGGCCTGCTGCGAGAGTTCCATTATGCCCGTTATATACCCTTGCTCTACTATACCGGCAGTCGGCAGCTTTCGGAATTCGAACGGCAGCAGCAGCGCAACGTTGGCGGCTTCATGCGAGGAATCCTTATCAAACGCCTCGAAAGCAGTTTTTATGCGTTCCGCAAGAGTGTTCGCCGTTTTATCGAGTCCTATGAGCGCTTTCTACACATGTACAATGGAGGAACCATATACATCAGCCGCAATATCGACGTCTACGACCTTCTCGACAGCGATGATTTCGAAACACTTGAACGCTACGTTGAAGAGGAAAAAGCGCAGAAATACGCTTCAGAAGACTTCCGCAACGACTTCATCACAGACCTTCAACACGACATGCAGCTCCTGCGCCAGATCGAACAGCTCTGGCAGGATGTTACAGAAGATCCCAAGCTCGACGCATTCACTGACCGGCTTCGGAATGATCCCGTTCTGAAAAAACGTATGGTCGTTTTTACAGAATCGAAAGAAACCGGCGACTATCTGTTTGAACAGCTCAACAGGCTTTGGCCCGGTAAGATTATGTTTTTCAGCAGCAAAGGCGGGCGCACAGGCGACCCAGCCAAAACGCATGCCCCGGCACAAGCCCGCGACCTTATCAAAACAGCATTCGACCCGAACGAAAAAAGCTGCGATGAGAACATCCGCATTCTCATTGCCACAGATGTTCTCTCCGAAGGAATCAACCTGCATAGGGCAAATGTTCTGATCGACTACGACCTGCCATGGAATCCCACCCGTGTGCTCCAGCGTGTCGGCAGGGTTAATCGTCTCGGAACAAAACATCCCGACATCTACATCTATAATTTTTTCCCCACAACACAATCCGACTCGCATCTTCAGCTCGAAGCCAATATCACCAACAAAATTCAGATGTTTCACGACATCCTCGGAGAAGACGCCAAATACCTTTCAGATGGTGAGGAAATTGGCAGCCAGGAACTTTTCGATACACTGAACCGCAAGCAGGCCTATACCGGCGAAGATGAAGCCGGCGATTCCGAACTACGCTACCTTGAAATGATGCGCAACCTTCGGGACAAACACCCCGATCTTTTCGAAAAGATCAAACGTCTGCCAAAAAAGGCGCGATCCGGACGAAAGCTTTCCGGTCTCGATACCGACCGTCTCGTCACCTTTTTCCGTATCGGTCAGCTGAAAAAGTTCTATCTCAACGAGGGCGTTGAAAGCAGGGAAATAACCTTCTTCGATGCGGCCTCACTGCTCGAATGTCAGCCTGAAACGCCCCGGCAGGCCATTCCTGCAGCCTATTATCATTGGCTCGAAACCAACAAACAGCGGTTTGGGCTCGATGCCATGCAGGAAGAAGCCCCATCAACCACTTCAGGCGGTCGTTCTAACAGCAGCTATATCGAAAGACGGTTGAAAGAAAGGGCATTCCGAACCTGCCAGAAATTTACCGAACCCGATGAGGAGTTCATCGACGGAGTGCTTCGCATGTTAACTCAGGGGCTGATTGCCAAAAAGACCGCGCAGACGGTCAAGAAAGCCCTTGAAAAAACCGACGATCCTCTCGATATGCTCACTATTCTGCGCAAGCACATCCGGAAAGAGAGCGAACCCGTTTCTCAAACGGTCAAATCGTCGAGGGCTTGCCGGGAAATCATTCTTTCAGGCTATCAAGTTTCAGGAGACGGAGAGTAGCTCATGAATAAACAACAGGGCAAAGAACTGATCGACAAAG
This region includes:
- a CDS encoding helicase-related protein, whose protein sequence is MSGNHTDLTFFTNDANQTLLDRFKITLSDTQLFDVLVGYFRASGFYQLCDSLEPIDKTRILVGLGIDEETGRAISAWREQTTIDFESHKTAKAQFQQTLIEEIEHSEETDEKLEHGLKKFIAFLKSECTDPAIDRNRGGNGRKLEIRAFPSKNIHAKVYIGRFAPDDRDFGFVVTGSSNFSYSGLVANREFNVELRQRRDVEFALTQFEELWAQSVDISEEFIDAVQKKTWMNDTITPYELYLKLIYEYLQEDINLRDDIQIFLPEGFMALQYQQQAVQQAIKKLNEHNGVFLADVVGLGKTFIAAQLLQQLKGRIIVICPPVLKSYWESSLHDFRVPARVESLGKLDKVIRFGLDRFDYVVIDEAHRFRNENTRSYADLLDICRGKKVILVTATPLNNTIDDIFSQLKLFQVPKNSTIPGIPNLERYFTSLRKHFNGLDRTDPAYKHAIKEVSQEIRERILKHVMVRRTRTDVITWFKNDIESQGLFFPEVQEPRRIVYTFEGELETIFNRTIGLLREFHYARYIPLLYYTGSRQLSEFERQQQRNVGGFMRGILIKRLESSFYAFRKSVRRFIESYERFLHMYNGGTIYISRNIDVYDLLDSDDFETLERYVEEEKAQKYASEDFRNDFITDLQHDMQLLRQIEQLWQDVTEDPKLDAFTDRLRNDPVLKKRMVVFTESKETGDYLFEQLNRLWPGKIMFFSSKGGRTGDPAKTHAPAQARDLIKTAFDPNEKSCDENIRILIATDVLSEGINLHRANVLIDYDLPWNPTRVLQRVGRVNRLGTKHPDIYIYNFFPTTQSDSHLQLEANITNKIQMFHDILGEDAKYLSDGEEIGSQELFDTLNRKQAYTGEDEAGDSELRYLEMMRNLRDKHPDLFEKIKRLPKKARSGRKLSGLDTDRLVTFFRIGQLKKFYLNEGVESREITFFDAASLLECQPETPRQAIPAAYYHWLETNKQRFGLDAMQEEAPSTTSGGRSNSSYIERRLKERAFRTCQKFTEPDEEFIDGVLRMLTQGLIAKKTAQTVKKALEKTDDPLDMLTILRKHIRKESEPVSQTVKSSRACREIILSGYQVSGDGE